Proteins encoded together in one Caballeronia sp. NK8 window:
- a CDS encoding acyl CoA:acetate/3-ketoacid CoA transferase has protein sequence MTASSTPTRHPFPSTARLVERGKIVSAREAVRLIRSGDTIATSGFVGIGFAEEVAIALEERFVEGTDPIAGLTLVYAAGQGDGRAKGLNHLAHEGLVKRVIGGHWGLVPGLQKMAIENRIEAYNLPQGVISQLFRDIAAHRPGQLSTVGLGTFVDPRNGGGKLNARTTEDLVRLMPIDGTDYLYYPTFPIDVAIVRGTTADLNGNVTMEKEALTLEALSIAMAARNSGGIVIAQVERLAESNTLNSRQVKIPGVMVDCVVLAKPDNHWQTFGEQYSAAFSSELRVAASSVPPMGLTERKIIARRAAFELMANSIVNLGIGMPEGIASVANEEQVIDLFTMTTEPGVIGGIPAGGLNFGAATNTQAIIDQPYQFDFYDGGGLDIAFLGLAQADREGNLNVSKFGPKLAGAGGFINISQAAKKVVFVGTFNAGKLDVAIEAGKLRIRREGDCRKFVDAVEHRTFSGRYAAERGQTVLYITERCVFELMDKGLVLTEVAPGIDVERDIIAQMGFAPIMDKPPRLMDELIFRDAPMGLRAILLRLDLSERFSYDPEKNLFFINFEGHEVKSVDDVEAIRREVEKQLAGAKTRPHAIVNYDNFSIRPDMLDAYSEMVTKLVDGHYDRVTRYTTSSFLRLKLGDALKRRGVAPYIYESPEEAREHESKRAAE, from the coding sequence ATGACCGCCAGCAGCACGCCGACCCGCCATCCGTTTCCCTCGACCGCGCGCCTCGTCGAACGCGGCAAGATCGTGTCCGCGCGCGAGGCCGTGCGTCTCATCCGCTCGGGCGACACCATCGCGACGAGCGGCTTTGTCGGTATCGGCTTCGCGGAGGAAGTGGCGATCGCGCTGGAGGAGCGCTTTGTCGAAGGCACCGATCCGATCGCCGGACTGACGCTGGTGTATGCCGCCGGGCAGGGCGACGGGCGCGCCAAGGGCCTCAATCATCTGGCGCATGAGGGCCTCGTCAAGCGCGTGATCGGCGGGCACTGGGGGCTCGTGCCGGGCCTGCAGAAGATGGCGATCGAGAACCGCATCGAAGCGTACAACCTGCCGCAAGGCGTGATCTCGCAACTCTTTCGGGACATCGCCGCGCATCGGCCCGGGCAGCTTTCGACGGTCGGGCTCGGCACCTTCGTCGATCCGCGCAACGGCGGCGGCAAGCTCAATGCGCGCACGACCGAAGACCTCGTGCGCCTCATGCCGATCGACGGCACGGACTATCTGTACTACCCGACCTTTCCGATCGATGTGGCGATCGTGCGCGGCACCACCGCCGATCTCAACGGCAACGTCACGATGGAAAAGGAAGCGCTGACGCTCGAAGCGCTGTCCATCGCGATGGCCGCGCGCAACTCGGGCGGCATCGTGATCGCGCAGGTCGAGCGGCTTGCGGAATCCAACACGCTCAATTCGCGGCAAGTGAAGATTCCGGGCGTGATGGTCGATTGCGTCGTGCTCGCGAAGCCCGACAATCACTGGCAGACCTTCGGCGAGCAATACAGCGCGGCGTTTTCCAGCGAATTGCGCGTGGCCGCGAGCTCGGTGCCGCCGATGGGGCTCACCGAACGCAAGATCATCGCGCGCCGCGCGGCCTTCGAGCTGATGGCCAACAGCATCGTGAATCTCGGCATCGGTATGCCGGAAGGCATCGCGAGCGTCGCGAACGAAGAGCAGGTGATCGACCTCTTCACGATGACGACCGAGCCCGGCGTGATCGGCGGCATTCCGGCGGGCGGCCTCAACTTCGGCGCGGCCACGAACACGCAGGCGATCATCGATCAGCCGTATCAATTCGACTTCTACGATGGCGGCGGTCTCGACATCGCGTTTCTCGGTCTCGCGCAGGCGGACCGCGAAGGCAATCTCAACGTCAGCAAGTTCGGGCCGAAGCTCGCAGGCGCGGGCGGCTTCATCAACATCAGCCAGGCCGCGAAGAAGGTCGTGTTCGTCGGCACGTTCAACGCGGGCAAACTCGATGTGGCGATCGAGGCGGGCAAGCTCAGGATTCGCCGCGAAGGCGATTGCCGCAAGTTCGTCGACGCGGTCGAGCATCGCACCTTCAGCGGCCGTTATGCGGCCGAGCGCGGGCAAACCGTGCTCTATATCACCGAGCGCTGCGTGTTCGAACTCATGGACAAGGGGCTGGTTCTCACGGAAGTCGCGCCGGGCATCGATGTGGAGCGGGACATCATCGCGCAAATGGGTTTCGCGCCGATCATGGACAAGCCGCCGCGTCTGATGGACGAACTGATCTTCCGCGATGCTCCGATGGGCCTGCGCGCGATCCTGCTCAGGCTCGACTTGTCGGAACGCTTCAGCTATGACCCGGAAAAGAATCTCTTCTTCATCAACTTCGAAGGCCACGAAGTCAAGAGCGTGGACGATGTCGAGGCGATCCGTCGCGAAGTAGAAAAACAGTTGGCGGGCGCGAAGACGCGGCCGCACGCCATCGTGAACTACGATAACTTTTCGATTCGCCCCGACATGCTCGACGCTTATTCGGAGATGGTCACGAAGCTGGTGGATGGCCACTACGATCGCGTGACGCGTTACACGACGAGCAGTTTCCTGCGCCTCAAGCTCGGCGATGCTCTGAAGCGCCGTGGCGTCGCGCCGTATATCTACGAAAGCCCGGAAGAAGCGCGCGAGCATGAATCGAAACGCGCGGCGGAGTGA